In the genome of Lynx canadensis isolate LIC74 chromosome X, mLynCan4.pri.v2, whole genome shotgun sequence, one region contains:
- the LOC115506894 gene encoding LOW QUALITY PROTEIN: olfactory receptor 1019-like (The sequence of the model RefSeq protein was modified relative to this genomic sequence to represent the inferred CDS: inserted 1 base in 1 codon) yields the protein MAYDRHVAICSPLLYHIIMSPRLCLQLVAASYAVGLMNMVLLTSTTFYLTCKSHVITHYLCDIPPLLKLSCSDTQILQLLLFACGGFNVSVSLTIVLVSYAYAFLVIIRIPSAKGXTCASHLTSVSLYYGTTAFIYLHPSSEYLLGRDRLASVFYTVVIPMLT from the exons ATGGCCTATGACCGCCATGTGGCCATCTGCAGCCCTCTGCTCTACCATATCATCATGTCCCCAAGGCTCTGTTTGCAGCTCGTGGCTGCCAGCTATGCAGTGGGCCTGATGAACATGGTGCTCCTCACTAGCACAACCTTTTATCTGACCTGTAAATCCCATGTCATCACGCATTATTTATGTGATATTCCTCCCCTTTTAAAACTCTCCTGCTCTGACACACAGATACTCCAGCTTCTCCTCTTTGCCTGTGGTGGCTTTAATGTGTCTGTGTCCCTGACAATCGTCCTGGTCTCCTACGCATATGCCTTCTTGGTTATCATCAGAATTCCCTCAGCCAAGG AAACTTGTGCTTCTCACCTGACTTCTGTCAGCCTATACTATGGAACCACAGCATTCATTTACTTGCACCCATCCTCTGAGTACTTGCTAGGCAGGGACAGGCTGGCGTCTGTATTCTACACAGTGGTCATTCCCATGCTTACTTAA